In Melanotaenia boesemani isolate fMelBoe1 chromosome 16, fMelBoe1.pri, whole genome shotgun sequence, the following proteins share a genomic window:
- the kcnk1b gene encoding potassium channel subfamily K member 1b, with product MLQSLASNSCVRLIQSHKSTWYFLSLVLGYLLYLIFGAVVFSSVELPYEDLLRQELRAIKKQFLQENECLSEERLERFLKKALEASNYGVSILNNASANWNWDFTSALFFASTVLSTTGYGHTAPLSDGGKAFCIIYSVIGIPFTLLFLTAVVQRIMVFSTRRPIVYIHTRWGLSKPLVAIVHATLLATLAVSCFFFIPAAIFSALEENWNFLESFYFCFISLSTIGLGDYVPGEAANQKFRELYKVGITVYLLLGLIVMLVVLETFCELQQLKQLRKMFYLKKEKPQDRLAILEHDHLSFTTVSDSSTAHSEEKTQTFVSVPTLVSPNDDPLIQ from the exons ATGCTTCAGTCCCTAGCCAGCAATTCTTGTGTGCGTTTAATACAGAGTCACAAATCGACGTGGTATTTTCTATCTCTAGTTTTGGGTTATCTCCTTTATCTTATATTCGGCGCTGTCGTCTTCTCTTCGGTCGAGCTGCCCTATGAAGACCTCCTACGTCAGGAGCTAAGGGCCATCAAAAAACAGTTCCTCCAGGAAAACGAGTGTCTCTCCGAGGAGCGACTGGAGCGGTTTCTAAAGAAAGCCCTCGAGGCCAGTAATTATGGGGTTTCAATTCTCAACAACGCATCGGCAAACTGGAACTGGGACTTCACCTCTGCGCTGTTTTTCGCCAGCACGGTGCTGTCCACCACAG GATATGGCCACACAGCACCCCTGTCTGATGGTGGGAAGGCCTTCTGCATTATTTACTCAGTGATAGGGATACCcttcaccctcctcttcctcactgctgtgGTGCAAAGGATCATGGTGTTCAGCACACGGAGGCCAATCGTGTATATCCACACACGCTGGGGTCTGTCCAAGCCACTGGTGGCCATTGTTCATGCTACTCTGTTGGCCACGTTGGCTGTCTCATGCTTCTTCTTCATCCCTGCCGCCATCTTCTCAGCACTGGAGGAGAACTGGAATTTCCTGGAGTCCTTCTActtctgtttcatttctctCAGCACCATCGGCCTGGGAGACTATGTACCAGGAGAGGCTGCAAACCAGAAGTTCAGGGAGCTCTACAAAGTGGGCATCACTG TCTACCTGCTCTTGGGTCTGATAGTCATGCTGGTGGTGTTGGAGACCTTCTGCGAGTTGCAGCAACTGAAGCAGCTGAGGAAGATGTTCTACTTGAAGAAGGAGAAGCCGCAGGACCGCCTTGCTATTTTGGAGCACGACCACCTGTCCTTCACCACCGTGTCCGACAGCTCCACAGCCCACAGTGAGGAGAAAACCCAGACGTTTGTTAGCGTCCCCACTCTGGTCTCTCCTAATGATGATCCTTTGATCCAGTAA